From a region of the Erinaceus europaeus chromosome 14, mEriEur2.1, whole genome shotgun sequence genome:
- the LOC132532650 gene encoding palmitoleoyl-protein carboxylesterase NOTUM-like: protein MGPEVCALLLLGLLYWAGDCEAQMTWQRLGQQPHRSWAERVADDRQVVESFPLDLTALEGNMESFMEQIQSLAQALYPCASQQPSEDLHLHLLLNKSVTCNDGSPAGYYLKESKGSGRWLIFLEGGWYCFNRDTCELRHSATPHLMSSKDWPRTRIGTGILSSLPEENPHWWNANMVFIPYCSSDVWSGASPKTKKNDYAFMGTLIIQEVVRELLDRGLAGGKVLLLAGSSAGGTGVLLNVDRVAKQLEELGYPAIQVRGLVDSGWFLDNKQYRHTDCVDTLTCAPTEVIRRGIKYWNGLVPEPCRRQFKEGEEWNCFFGYKVYPTVSSPLFVVQWLFDQAQLIVDNAYLTGQPVQEDQRLYVQNLAGELRHTLQNVSASFAPACFSHEVIIRSQWTEVQVNGTSLPEALHCWDRSLHRSHNASKAPVKGCPIHLVDSCPWPHCNPTCPTIRNQFTGQEVNVAPFLRRMGFDVPSVAQ from the exons ATGGGTCCTGAAGTGTGTGCATTGCTGCTGCTGGGCTTGCTGTACTGGGCTGGGGACTGCGAAGCTCAGATGACCTGGCAGCGCCTAGGCCAGCAGCCGCACCGGTCGTGGGCAGAGCGGGTGGCGGACGACAGGCAAGTGGTGGAGAGCTTCCCTCTGGACCTTACGGCCTTGGAAGGCAACATGGAGAGCTTCATGGAGCAGATTCAGAGCCTGGCGCAAGCCCTGTACCCCTGCGCCTCACAGCAGCCCAGCGAAGATCTGCACCTGCATCTCCTGCTCAACAAGTCGGTCACCTGTAACGATGGCAGCCCGGCAGG CTACTACCTGAAGGAGTCCAAAGGCAGTGGACGTTGGCTGATCTTTTTGGAAG GAGGCTGGTACTGCTTCAACCGCGACACCTGCGAGTTGAGACACAGCGCAACGCCGCACCTCATGAGCTCCAAGGACTGGCCGCGCACCCGCATAG GCACCGGGATTCTGTCCTCCCTTCCAGAGGAGAACCCCCACTGGTGGAATGCCAACATGGT TTTCATCCCCTACTGCTCCAGTGATGTATGGAGTGGCGCTTCCCCCAAGACTAAAAAGA aTGATTATGCCTTCATGGGTACCCTCATCATCCAGGAGGTGGTTCGGGAGCTCCTGGACAGGGGGTTGGCAGGGGGCAAGGTGCTGCTGCTGGCAGGAAGCAG CGCGGGAGGCACTGGCGTGCTGCTCAATGTGGACCGGGTGGCCAAGCAGCTGGAGGAGCTGGGCTACCCGGCCATCCAGGTGCGGGGTTTGGTCGACTCGGGCTGGTTCCTGGATAACAAGCAGTATCGGCACACAGACTGCGTCGACACTCTCACCTGCGCGCCCACGGAGGTCATCCGCCGGGGAATCAA GTACTGGAACGGGCTggtcccagagccctgccggcgTCAGTTCAAGGAAGGCGAGGAATGGAATTGTTTCTTCGGCTACAAAGTCTACCCAACAGTGAGCA GCCCGCTGTTCGTGGTGCAGTGGCTGTTCGACCAGGCCCAGTTGATAGTGGACAACGCGTACCTCACTGGCCAGCCAGTGCAGGAGGACCAGAGGCTCTACGTCCAGAACCTAGCCGGAGAGCTGAGACACACACTCCAGAATGTGTC ggCCAGCTTTGCCCCTGCCTGCTTCTCACATGAGGTCATCATCCGAAG CCAGTGGACGGAAGTCCAGGTAAACGGGACGTCCCTACCCGAGGCGCTGCACTGCTGGGACAGGAGCCTGCATAGGAGCCATAATGCCAGCAAAGCCCCCGTGAAAGGCTGCCCCATCCACCTGGTGGATAGCTGCCCCTGGCCTCACTGCAACCCTACCTGCCCCACCATCCGCAACCAGTTCACAGGGCAGGAGGTGAACGTGGCCCCGTTCCTGAGGCGCATGGGCTTTGATGTGCCGAGTGTGGCCCAGTAA